A single region of the Geobacillus subterraneus genome encodes:
- a CDS encoding tyrosine-type recombinase/integrase, which yields MLFRQAIDEFVLYLQIEKNYSLNTVDGYAYDLRCFENFLIQHGYSVQLHDITKTHVRRFIQHQITKENVKPRTVYRRISCLKSFSKYCVKENLIDSDFMIGIDTPKTDSKLPTYMSLSELRKLFHFLEQDNSRMAMRNHLLFKLLATTGMRRSEIVELTWEQIDLSNNTIRIYGKGKKERLLPLHPMVVPLIKSYMGSLEEYQLHPSQPVFLNKNGKKLNPRGLHKIFKEILQKAGLPPQRFSLHHLRHTFATLLIQENKENVDLRTVQELLGHESLVTTQVYTHVDFEQKKKAIETFNIF from the coding sequence ATGTTGTTTCGACAAGCCATTGATGAATTTGTGTTGTACTTGCAAATTGAAAAAAACTATTCACTTAACACCGTTGATGGTTATGCGTATGATTTGAGATGTTTCGAGAACTTCTTAATTCAACACGGTTATTCTGTACAACTTCATGACATTACAAAAACGCATGTTCGTCGCTTCATCCAGCATCAGATTACAAAAGAAAACGTCAAACCTAGAACGGTCTATCGGAGAATTTCTTGCTTGAAATCGTTCAGTAAATACTGTGTCAAAGAAAATCTAATCGACAGCGATTTTATGATCGGAATTGATACTCCTAAAACGGATAGCAAATTACCGACTTATATGTCTTTGTCTGAACTACGAAAGCTGTTCCATTTTTTGGAGCAAGACAATAGCCGAATGGCGATGCGAAACCATCTTCTATTTAAACTGTTAGCCACTACGGGTATGCGAAGATCTGAAATTGTTGAACTAACTTGGGAACAAATTGATTTATCGAACAACACGATACGCATATATGGGAAAGGAAAAAAAGAGCGCTTACTCCCCCTTCATCCCATGGTTGTCCCTTTAATTAAGAGCTATATGGGAAGTTTAGAAGAATATCAGCTCCATCCTTCCCAACCGGTATTTTTAAATAAAAACGGTAAAAAACTGAATCCGCGTGGTTTACATAAGATATTTAAAGAAATCTTACAAAAAGCTGGTCTGCCACCTCAACGGTTCTCACTCCATCATTTGCGGCATACGTTTGCTACCTTGTTGATACAAGAAAATAAAGAAAATGTTGATTTGCGTACCGTACAAGAACTACTCGGCCATGAAAGTTTAGTCACGACGCAAGTATACACGCATGTTGACTTTGAGCAAAAGAAAAAAGCGATTGAAACATTTAACATATTTTAA
- a CDS encoding sulfite oxidase yields MMTRARPYLLTRSVVPENQESPIWFLHRLRFVPERYVFRRNHFPYPLRLPDRLTVRGLVSFPLSLSLAELKAMPAKTITAVLECAGNQRAKFSPPPFGEQWEGGALSQGAWTGVPLREVLARAGVRPGAAEVVFVGADEGLRPDMDGVFSYVRSLPLAKALHPDTMIAYAYNGAPLSLQRGYPLRLIVPGWYGMASVKWLAHIIVTDHPFTGPFQSIDYMYYPHPDRDDGKRPVTTIRVNSLIQFPLDRSIHRRGPLKVEGIAWTGRGVITRVEVSLDGGRTWREAKVSRDDHEPYAWVHWQWEWNADRPGDYEILVRATDSAGRTQPPHPLWNRKGYGYHAISRVRVQIT; encoded by the coding sequence ATGATGACGAGAGCTCGTCCGTATTTGTTGACAAGGAGCGTTGTGCCGGAAAATCAAGAGTCGCCGATTTGGTTTTTGCACCGTTTGCGTTTCGTACCGGAACGGTATGTGTTTCGCCGCAATCATTTTCCGTATCCGCTGCGTCTTCCCGATCGTTTGACAGTTCGCGGGCTTGTTTCGTTTCCGCTGTCCCTTTCGCTTGCCGAGTTGAAAGCGATGCCAGCCAAGACGATCACAGCGGTGCTCGAGTGCGCAGGCAACCAGCGGGCGAAGTTCTCCCCTCCCCCATTTGGGGAGCAATGGGAAGGAGGCGCATTGAGCCAAGGGGCTTGGACGGGCGTGCCGCTTCGCGAAGTGCTGGCGCGGGCTGGGGTGCGGCCGGGAGCGGCCGAGGTTGTGTTTGTCGGTGCAGATGAGGGACTACGCCCCGATATGGACGGCGTATTTTCGTATGTGCGCAGCTTGCCGCTGGCCAAAGCGCTGCATCCGGATACGATGATTGCGTATGCGTACAACGGCGCCCCGCTTTCGCTTCAGCGCGGATATCCGCTCCGCCTGATCGTGCCCGGGTGGTACGGAATGGCGTCAGTCAAATGGCTCGCGCACATCATCGTCACCGATCACCCGTTTACCGGTCCGTTTCAATCCATCGACTATATGTATTATCCTCATCCGGATCGGGATGACGGCAAACGGCCGGTGACGACCATTCGCGTCAATTCGCTCATTCAGTTTCCGCTCGATCGCTCGATTCATCGGCGCGGTCCGCTAAAGGTGGAAGGCATTGCTTGGACAGGACGGGGCGTTATTACCCGTGTCGAGGTGAGCCTCGATGGCGGACGGACGTGGAGGGAAGCGAAAGTAAGCCGTGATGATCATGAACCGTATGCATGGGTGCATTGGCAATGGGAATGGAACGCCGACCGTCCAGGAGACTACGAAATTTTGGTGCGGGCGACTGATTCAGCGGGGCGAACGCAACCGCCGCATCCGCTTTGGAATCGGAAAGGATACGGCTATCACGCCATTTCGCGCGTGCGGGTGCAAATCACCTGA
- a CDS encoding ExeA family protein, with amino-acid sequence MYKSFYSLSREPFAKETAPSEAYQGAAFQEALRALEYVKRTRGIGLLTGEPGAGKTFALRAWKESLSPSLYHVVYFPLSTGGVMDFYRGLALGLGEEPKYRKVDLFRQIQQAIERLYHERRITPVLILDEMHLAKDAFLQDIAILFNFEMDSTNPFVLMLAGLPHLQGKLRLNQHRPLDQRIIMRCRMGPLEKEEVAGYIEHRMKQAGAKHPIFTPSALEAIALQSRGWPRVINTLATTCLLYGHQLKKDVIDEEVVRMATEEMGY; translated from the coding sequence GTGTATAAATCGTTCTACTCTCTTTCGCGGGAGCCGTTTGCGAAAGAAACCGCCCCGTCCGAGGCGTATCAAGGGGCAGCGTTTCAAGAAGCGCTGCGGGCGCTGGAGTACGTGAAACGAACCCGGGGAATCGGGCTGTTGACCGGAGAACCGGGGGCGGGCAAGACATTCGCCCTTCGGGCGTGGAAAGAATCGTTGTCCCCTTCTTTGTATCACGTAGTCTACTTCCCGTTATCGACCGGAGGCGTGATGGATTTTTACCGCGGGCTGGCCCTTGGGTTGGGGGAAGAACCGAAATACCGCAAGGTGGATCTCTTCCGCCAAATCCAGCAGGCCATTGAGCGGTTGTATCATGAACGGCGGATCACACCGGTGTTGATATTGGACGAGATGCATTTAGCGAAGGATGCCTTTTTACAGGACATCGCCATCTTGTTCAACTTTGAGATGGATTCAACCAACCCCTTTGTCTTGATGTTAGCTGGGCTGCCCCATTTACAGGGGAAGCTGCGGCTCAATCAGCACCGCCCTCTCGATCAGCGGATCATCATGCGATGCCGGATGGGGCCGCTCGAGAAGGAGGAGGTGGCGGGCTACATCGAGCATCGGATGAAACAGGCCGGGGCGAAGCATCCGATCTTCACTCCATCGGCGTTAGAGGCGATTGCCCTGCAGTCGCGGGGATGGCCTCGGGTGATCAACACGTTGGCTACGACATGCCTGCTGTACGGGCATCAGCTGAAAAAGGACGTCATTGACGAAGAAGTGGTACGCATGGCCACAGAGGAAATGGGGTATTAG
- a CDS encoding DUF6431 domain-containing protein: MIQFHDFGIDIQTYTDRGKENDFPDVNQCPHCLSRRPLHRHGYYQRYALTAEGEYRLWIARYRCQECRKTVSVLPSFLLPYVQYTPSVIWQAVKAWLETPRRGAKTKQVGFPTKGVILFYVRRFFRNLPRLHHVAARRWGIIGPVGNARTERAVWWMQILEGRGVGSIIQDLWANERWHLFAD, encoded by the coding sequence GTGATCCAGTTTCACGACTTTGGCATTGACATTCAAACGTATACGGATCGTGGGAAAGAGAACGATTTTCCTGATGTAAACCAATGTCCCCACTGTCTATCCCGCCGCCCCTTGCACCGTCACGGATATTACCAACGCTATGCGTTGACGGCAGAGGGGGAGTATCGCCTTTGGATCGCGCGGTACCGCTGCCAAGAATGCCGCAAAACCGTGAGTGTGCTGCCTTCGTTCCTCCTCCCGTATGTTCAATATACCCCATCCGTCATCTGGCAAGCGGTCAAAGCATGGCTCGAAACGCCAAGACGAGGAGCGAAGACCAAACAGGTTGGTTTTCCCACCAAGGGGGTCATTTTGTTTTATGTCCGACGATTTTTCCGGAATCTCCCCCGCTTGCATCACGTGGCGGCGAGGAGATGGGGGATCATCGGCCCTGTGGGGAACGCAAGAACCGAACGGGCGGTCTGGTGGATGCAGATCTTGGAGGGACGGGGGGTGGGCTCGATCATCCAAGACCTGTGGGCCAACGAGAGATGGCATCTGTTTGCAGATTAA
- a CDS encoding DHH family phosphoesterase encodes MIKLFTDSDLDGIGCGLLAKLAFTEVNISFCSYRNLDERVAQFLQSEEAESAMLFITDLAVGKDVEEQLAERAKRGGHVQVVDHHVTALHFNNYPWGWVVPTDDNGKKTCATSLFYDYLVREGKLTQSDSLATFVELVRQYDTWEWEENGNLQAKRLNDLLTILGLDGFWETMSERLSSGEPFTLTETEELLLDMEEKKIQRYIRQKQKQLVQRSLGDYCIGVVFAERHLSELGNALSKRYPHLDLIAMVNMGTKHIGFRTIHDDVNVAEFARQFGGGGHPKASGCFVDDATFPLFVVETFPLLPVYGDAEQNQLNKRDEAEGVFWTNHHGQWWLSRRTEQGWSLHADGGEARTFPEEATGERWLKRQFAAGLAHDAAVLEFLSARLGRDKDAIQADYPAAVKQYKQQTGIGD; translated from the coding sequence ATGATCAAATTATTTACCGACAGCGATTTAGACGGCATCGGCTGCGGGTTGCTCGCAAAGCTGGCGTTTACGGAAGTCAACATTTCGTTTTGTTCCTACCGGAATCTAGATGAGCGGGTCGCTCAGTTTCTGCAAAGTGAAGAAGCAGAGAGCGCTATGCTGTTTATCACCGACTTGGCCGTCGGCAAGGACGTCGAAGAGCAGCTTGCCGAACGGGCGAAGCGTGGCGGCCATGTGCAAGTCGTCGACCACCACGTAACAGCGCTTCATTTCAACAACTACCCGTGGGGCTGGGTCGTACCGACCGATGACAACGGCAAAAAAACGTGCGCGACCTCGCTCTTTTACGATTACCTCGTCCGTGAAGGAAAACTGACACAAAGCGACTCGCTAGCAACATTTGTCGAGCTCGTCCGCCAATATGATACATGGGAATGGGAAGAAAATGGAAATCTACAGGCGAAGCGGCTTAATGATTTATTGACGATTTTAGGACTCGACGGCTTTTGGGAGACGATGAGCGAACGGCTTTCCTCCGGCGAACCGTTCACCTTGACCGAAACGGAAGAGTTGCTTTTGGATATGGAGGAAAAGAAAATTCAGCGCTACATCCGGCAAAAACAAAAGCAGCTCGTCCAACGCTCACTCGGCGACTATTGCATCGGTGTTGTATTCGCTGAACGGCATTTGTCGGAACTTGGCAACGCCTTATCAAAACGATACCCGCACCTTGACTTGATCGCGATGGTCAATATGGGGACGAAACATATCGGTTTTCGCACCATTCACGATGATGTCAACGTCGCTGAATTCGCTCGGCAGTTTGGTGGCGGCGGCCATCCGAAAGCGTCCGGTTGTTTTGTCGATGATGCGACATTCCCGCTCTTTGTCGTCGAGACGTTCCCGCTGTTGCCGGTTTACGGCGATGCGGAACAAAACCAGCTGAACAAACGGGACGAAGCGGAAGGGGTGTTTTGGACGAACCATCACGGCCAATGGTGGTTGAGCCGCCGGACGGAACAAGGTTGGAGTTTGCATGCCGATGGGGGGGAGGCCCGTACGTTTCCTGAAGAAGCCACGGGCGAACGCTGGCTGAAGCGGCAGTTTGCGGCAGGCCTTGCCCACGATGCCGCTGTGCTTGAATTTCTAAGCGCGCGGCTTGGGCGGGACAAAGACGCCATTCAGGCCGACTACCCGGCAGCCGTCAAACAATACAAGCAACAAACCGGCATTGGGGATTGA
- a CDS encoding ATP-binding protein produces MSCIDRKENILFLCPPRIGKTHLVISIGMEAIARGYQTYFVTARDLVTQLRRGSQKVGEKASCLCEANCSHDR; encoded by the coding sequence TTGTCGTGTATTGACCGAAAAGAAAATATCCTTTTTCTCTGCCCACCAAGGATTGGAAAGACACACCTGGTGATTTCGATTGGAATGGAGGCAATAGCAAGAGGATATCAAACGTATTTTGTTACCGCCCGTGATTTGGTCACTCAGTTAAGAAGAGGCAGTCAGAAAGTTGGAGAAAAAGCTTCCTGTCTTTGTGAAGCCAACTGTTCTCATGATCGATGA
- a CDS encoding IS481 family transposase, whose protein sequence is MDESMRHDIALFRYGLIAPLVNGQVEPKAYLNEVGGRVHSIPHQGDKLIATKTILDWCARYKKGGFDALKPKRRSDRGRSRRLSPDDEDHILALRKEHPTMPVTVFYEQLTKQGDIPTTLSYFTIYRLLKKHNLVGKEILPMPERKRFAYDQINELWQGDLSHGPTIRVHGKAQKTFLIAYIDDCSRLVPYAQFFPSEKFDGLRVVTKEAVIRCGKPKRIYSDNGKIYRSEVLQYACAEMGITLIHTQPYDPQSKGKIERFFRTVQTRFYPLLELNPPKSLDELNERFGKWLEEEYHRKPHASLDGKTPHEVFQSQVERVVWIEDIDWLDAIFLKREHRKVKADGTITLNKQLYEVPPRFIGQSIELRYDERGVYVYEDGKRVAEAIRVRLEDNAHVKRHRSPFAAVPAKEGEHGV, encoded by the coding sequence ATGGATGAATCGATGAGACACGATATCGCCCTGTTTCGGTACGGGCTGATCGCTCCGTTGGTGAATGGGCAGGTGGAACCCAAAGCGTATTTGAATGAGGTGGGCGGGCGAGTGCACTCGATTCCTCATCAAGGGGACAAACTCATTGCGACGAAGACGATTCTGGATTGGTGTGCTCGATACAAAAAAGGGGGCTTCGACGCCTTGAAGCCGAAGCGCCGTTCGGACCGCGGCCGCTCCAGACGTCTGTCGCCCGATGATGAGGATCATATTCTAGCATTGAGGAAGGAACATCCCACCATGCCCGTTACCGTTTTCTATGAACAACTCACCAAGCAGGGGGACATTCCTACCACCCTCTCATATTTTACTATATATCGACTGTTGAAAAAACACAACCTAGTGGGAAAAGAAATCTTGCCGATGCCGGAGAGAAAGCGTTTTGCGTATGACCAGATCAATGAGCTATGGCAAGGAGACTTATCCCATGGACCCACGATTCGCGTCCATGGGAAAGCCCAGAAAACGTTTCTGATCGCTTATATCGATGACTGCTCGCGGTTGGTGCCGTACGCGCAGTTTTTCCCTTCGGAGAAGTTTGACGGGCTGCGGGTCGTCACAAAGGAAGCGGTGATTCGTTGCGGGAAGCCGAAACGCATTTACTCGGACAACGGGAAAATTTATCGATCCGAGGTGCTGCAGTATGCGTGCGCCGAGATGGGGATTACGCTCATCCACACCCAGCCGTATGACCCGCAAAGCAAAGGGAAAATCGAACGGTTCTTCCGCACCGTACAGACGCGGTTTTATCCGCTGTTGGAGCTGAATCCGCCAAAGTCGCTTGACGAGTTGAACGAGCGGTTTGGGAAGTGGCTTGAAGAAGAGTATCACCGAAAACCACACGCCTCACTGGACGGAAAAACGCCGCATGAGGTGTTTCAGTCCCAAGTGGAACGAGTGGTGTGGATCGAAGACATCGACTGGCTGGATGCGATTTTTCTGAAACGGGAGCACCGCAAGGTGAAAGCCGATGGCACGATCACCCTGAATAAACAGCTATACGAAGTGCCGCCTCGGTTCATTGGGCAATCGATTGAGCTCCGCTATGACGAACGAGGCGTCTATGTGTACGAAGACGGCAAACGAGTAGCGGAAGCCATTCGGGTGCGTTTGGAGGATAACGCCCATGTGAAGCGTCACCGGTCGCCGTTTGCGGCAGTTCCAGCGAAGGAGGGAGAACACGGTGTATAA
- a CDS encoding tyrosine-type recombinase/integrase, with protein MSKTNISAKSTLIEAFNEYEKSQFWSKNTRRTYRKNVIYMSEYMLNQGLNPVLENIDYEFVKIWENDQRKQGYSPRTIKQHQATMQSMFTHYNRLGVINGNPFAALKITDSNKQKHHSRALNIIELYQVYKAAFELQERGVNVLVPTLIDMFTALRVTSLEKLTVRSVSTTMNGLVYEFDPKKDRVKEDKLLDQYLEEGDKHTDNSPNSKNKDFFIPLPPKLMKLLTQYIEHMEPNDALLYGLRGKPLINKQMNYIIDKVCEHLGWIKVEYEQPENKENHNHAKEKGRRNKIIRKTEKYFTPHGLRYTLSTLFHEMGVSDDAIRFLLGHSRYELGALQHYILSDAKYIKEIRAAQVIIETLFETTMELESNYNITLDLEEIFDEIPKVYSNQLKNKNYINLFKEHLVKYAFAALQQKILKESGNNHSDYFTFQAPELYNQIAMAQQGYFPHAPMPYQQTHGMHSMSYDLTHPVPLYPPTHIHMK; from the coding sequence ATGAGCAAGACAAATATTTCAGCTAAATCTACTTTAATTGAGGCTTTTAATGAATATGAAAAAAGCCAGTTTTGGTCAAAAAACACTAGACGTACCTACCGTAAAAATGTAATTTACATGTCAGAATATATGTTAAACCAAGGGTTAAATCCAGTGCTTGAGAATATCGATTATGAATTTGTGAAGATATGGGAAAATGATCAACGAAAACAAGGCTATAGTCCGAGAACGATAAAACAACATCAGGCAACGATGCAATCTATGTTTACGCATTATAACCGGCTCGGAGTTATTAACGGAAATCCATTCGCAGCATTAAAAATCACAGATTCTAATAAACAAAAACATCATTCGAGAGCATTAAATATCATCGAATTATACCAAGTTTACAAAGCTGCGTTTGAGTTGCAAGAAAGAGGTGTTAATGTATTAGTTCCAACCCTAATAGATATGTTTACTGCTCTCAGAGTCACATCGCTCGAAAAACTAACCGTTCGTTCAGTCTCTACTACTATGAACGGTCTAGTTTATGAGTTCGATCCAAAAAAAGATCGAGTAAAAGAAGATAAACTTCTTGACCAATATCTAGAGGAAGGGGATAAACACACTGACAATTCGCCAAACAGCAAAAACAAAGACTTCTTTATTCCATTACCACCTAAGCTCATGAAATTACTCACCCAATATATTGAACACATGGAACCAAATGATGCATTGTTATACGGCTTGAGAGGAAAGCCGCTCATTAACAAGCAGATGAATTATATAATCGATAAAGTATGTGAACATTTGGGATGGATAAAAGTAGAATATGAACAACCAGAGAATAAGGAAAATCATAATCATGCAAAAGAGAAGGGAAGAAGAAACAAAATCATCCGTAAAACAGAGAAGTATTTCACACCGCACGGATTACGATACACTCTTTCTACATTGTTTCATGAAATGGGGGTCTCAGATGATGCCATCAGGTTTTTACTTGGCCATTCCAGGTATGAGCTTGGCGCTCTGCAGCATTATATTTTAAGCGATGCAAAGTATATTAAAGAAATTCGAGCGGCCCAAGTAATAATCGAAACTCTTTTTGAAACCACTATGGAACTTGAATCTAATTATAATATCACTCTAGATTTAGAAGAAATTTTTGATGAAATTCCTAAAGTTTATTCGAATCAATTGAAAAACAAAAATTACATCAATCTGTTTAAAGAACATCTCGTAAAGTATGCATTTGCTGCATTACAGCAAAAAATACTTAAAGAATCAGGGAATAATCATTCTGATTATTTTACATTTCAAGCACCAGAACTTTATAATCAGATTGCTATGGCGCAGCAAGGGTATTTTCCCCATGCTCCAATGCCTTATCAGCAAACTCATGGAATGCACTCAATGTCGTACGATCTCACGCATCCAGTGCCTTTGTATCCGCCAACTCATATTCACATGAAATAA
- a CDS encoding ATP-binding protein — MIDEMGYLKLDPNSAHCLFLVITQRYEHIPTKALGNGKKLWETRAMLDRLLRHSIT, encoded by the coding sequence ATGATCGATGAAATGGGGTACCTAAAACTGGATCCGAACAGCGCTCATTGCTTATTTCTAGTGATCACCCAGCGGTACGAGCATATCCCAACAAAAGCTCTGGGGAATGGGAAGAAATTGTGGGAGACTCGGGCGATGTTAGATCGATTGCTGCGTCATTCCATTACCTAA